From the genome of Haloterrigena sp. KLK7, one region includes:
- a CDS encoding adenosylhomocysteinase, which produces MTDTAYPPISEQLDDLESAREEGRRKMDWAAQHMPILESVREEFVADQPFEGERIGMAMHVEAKTAMLVETLAEGGAEVAVTGCNPLSTHDDVSAALDTHENITSYAKRGVDDEEYYAAIEAVIAHEPTITVDDGMDLVAAIHEDYPELIDGIVGGAEETTTGVHRLRAMDRDGALDYPVFAVNDTPMKRLFDNVHGTGESSLASIAMTTNLSWAGKNVVVAGYGYCGKGVAKKAAGQNANVIVTEVEPRRALEAHMEGYDVMPMSEAAEVGDVFLTTTGNRDVIVEEHFEKMQDGVLLANAGHFDIEIDLEALDDLAVDRYEARDGVEAYELEDGRKLNVIAEGRLVNLAAPVSLGHPVEVMDQSFGIQAVCVREMLENGDAYDAGVHDVPDELDKEIAEIKLEAEGVDHDSLTETQREYMDSWDHGT; this is translated from the coding sequence ATGACCGACACTGCGTATCCGCCGATCAGCGAGCAACTCGACGATCTCGAGTCCGCACGCGAGGAGGGCCGTCGCAAGATGGACTGGGCCGCCCAGCACATGCCCATCCTCGAGTCCGTCCGCGAGGAGTTCGTCGCCGACCAGCCCTTCGAGGGCGAACGCATCGGCATGGCGATGCACGTCGAGGCCAAGACGGCGATGCTCGTCGAGACGCTCGCAGAGGGCGGCGCCGAGGTCGCGGTCACGGGCTGCAACCCGCTGTCGACCCACGACGACGTCTCCGCCGCGCTCGACACTCACGAGAACATCACCAGCTACGCGAAACGCGGCGTCGACGACGAGGAGTACTACGCCGCCATCGAGGCCGTCATCGCCCACGAGCCGACGATCACGGTCGACGACGGGATGGACCTCGTCGCGGCGATCCACGAGGACTACCCCGAACTGATCGACGGCATCGTCGGCGGGGCCGAGGAGACCACCACTGGGGTCCACCGCCTACGCGCGATGGACCGTGACGGGGCGCTTGACTACCCCGTCTTCGCGGTCAACGACACGCCGATGAAGCGCCTCTTCGACAACGTCCACGGCACCGGCGAGTCCTCGCTGGCCTCCATCGCGATGACCACGAACCTCTCGTGGGCCGGCAAGAACGTCGTCGTCGCGGGCTACGGCTACTGCGGCAAGGGCGTCGCGAAGAAGGCCGCGGGCCAGAACGCGAACGTCATCGTCACCGAGGTCGAGCCCCGACGCGCCCTCGAGGCTCACATGGAGGGCTACGACGTGATGCCCATGTCGGAGGCCGCCGAGGTCGGCGACGTCTTCCTGACGACGACCGGCAACCGCGACGTCATCGTCGAGGAGCACTTCGAGAAGATGCAGGACGGCGTCCTGCTCGCGAACGCCGGCCACTTCGACATCGAGATCGACCTCGAGGCGTTAGACGACCTCGCAGTCGACCGCTACGAGGCCCGCGACGGCGTCGAGGCCTACGAACTCGAGGACGGCCGCAAACTGAACGTCATCGCCGAGGGTCGCCTGGTCAACCTCGCCGCGCCCGTCTCGCTGGGCCACCCCGTCGAGGTCATGGACCAGAGCTTCGGTATTCAGGCCGTCTGTGTCCGCGAGATGCTGGAGAACGGCGACGCCTACGACGCGGGCGTCCACGACGTGCCGGACGAGCTCGACAAGGAAATCGCCGAGATCAAACTCGAGGCCGAGGGCGTCGACCACGACTCGCTGACGGAGACCCAGCGCGAGTACATGGACTCCTGGGACCACGGAACGTAA
- a CDS encoding carboxypeptidase-like regulatory domain-containing protein codes for MSRRKLFATALAVAMLVSLFALPAAAAASATTEAASLSDGDETVEPTNETDTSDNETVDENDSIEENVTLSIDVTDGVVTVTADGEAVANASVSASADGENVSYEASGTTDENGTFSLPAPEGNESINVTVTAAFDGETAETTATLEPAEEDDDTAPNFGSLVGQFMEEHENASDNESDEPFGLALAGFVVDHNPGNAPDHAGPPAHAGPSGGDDVDDDDDEKRQGPPAHAGPPDEDDDTDDDVEDEEEEDADDDEAEDGGGPPSHAGPNN; via the coding sequence ATGAGTAGACGAAAACTGTTTGCGACGGCCCTGGCCGTCGCGATGCTGGTATCGCTGTTCGCACTGCCGGCCGCGGCAGCAGCGAGCGCAACCACGGAGGCCGCCTCGCTCTCCGACGGGGACGAGACGGTAGAACCGACCAACGAAACTGATACGTCTGATAACGAGACGGTCGATGAGAACGACTCGATCGAGGAGAACGTGACGCTCTCGATCGACGTCACCGATGGGGTCGTGACTGTCACCGCCGACGGCGAGGCCGTCGCGAACGCGAGCGTCTCGGCGTCGGCCGACGGCGAGAACGTTTCCTACGAGGCCAGCGGGACGACCGACGAGAACGGCACGTTCTCGCTTCCGGCGCCCGAGGGCAACGAGAGCATCAACGTGACCGTCACGGCGGCGTTCGACGGCGAGACTGCCGAGACGACGGCGACGCTCGAGCCGGCCGAGGAGGACGACGATACCGCGCCGAACTTCGGCTCGCTCGTCGGCCAGTTCATGGAGGAACACGAGAACGCGTCCGACAACGAGAGCGACGAGCCGTTCGGTCTCGCACTGGCCGGCTTCGTCGTCGACCACAACCCGGGTAACGCGCCGGATCACGCGGGTCCGCCGGCCCACGCCGGTCCGTCGGGCGGTGACGACGTCGACGATGACGACGACGAGAAGCGCCAGGGTCCGCCGGCCCACGCCGGTCCGCCGGACGAGGATGACGATACCGACGACGATGTCGAAGACGAGGAGGAAGAGGACGCTGACGACGACGAAGCGGAAGACGGCGGCGGTCCGCCGTCTCACGCCGGTCCGAACAACTAA